Genomic segment of Nostoc sp. TCL240-02:
CTGCATTTTTAACAACAGGACTTACGTAAAAAATAGCCCAAACCTTTATTCTCCGGTAGAGGCAATTCATGTAGACGCTTCTTCGGCTTCCCGCAGGGTATTGCCCCTACCGCGTGTAGTTTTGCGTAAGTCCTAAATAAATAGAAGTCAGAAGCCAGAATTTAGAACTGAATTTTGGCTCCTGACTAGCGGATAGTGCAGCGTGCGATCGCTGTAGAAAAACTCTAAATATTTGGTGGGCGGGTTTTTTTTGCGATCAAAGCCCAATTTGATCGAGTTTTCCAAATACCATAGCCTTCTCTCTAAATTGAAAAACTTAGCAGCAATACAACCGAGGTTTAGCAAAAGGTCGAGTTGTTATTGAGCATATCAATTTTTCTGGCCATCTTGTCGCCGACAATGCCGCGAATTGTCTGTACTAATTGGGTGTATGCAAAATCAGACAAAGCTGGCGTTGTTTCTTGCAAGTTAATTGATTGATCTAAATCAATCCATGATTTGCAACCGCCGTATTTAGGATAATAAGGAATTTCTTGCTCTTGGGTTAGCTTATATGTCCGCAGGAGGAGAATATAAAGGGGCTGACGTGGTTTCCATTTAAGGCGATCGCTAATAAAATGCTCGTTCCAAATATGGAACGGAAGCAAGGCGTTGACAAGAAATTCGTCACTAACTGGCAAAATATCTGTAATTTCAGCCCAACTGCCGATGCGAACTGTCTCTGGATGCCAACCTGATGTTACTGGATAAACACGATTAGCATACTCAAGTTTGAGCATGAAAGCTTGTTGATGTTCATAAGTAGGGTAAAGCAAAATTTGCTTGTGGGCAACTTGGAAATGTCCATTTCGTTCATGAATACCCCCTTTGCGGAGCAACATAATTGTTTTGCCACTCTCCAAGGCATTTACGGCGACTGCCCATTCTTTGAGAGCATGAAAAGTTGTAGTCAATTCCATCAGCATCTACTGTAACTCTGATTTAATTCAAGCTAAGACCGATAAAGTGTGAAACTGTCCAAGGGAATGAATTAGAAAGCAGTTATAAAAAAGCGATCGCTAGCAACCCAGCAGATAATCGTGCTAAAAATAAACTGTTTCAATGCGAAAACTTTGAACATGCTCAACAAGGGCTACAAAAATTACGTCCCATAGCCCTTACTTATAATTGTACCCCTGCTCAGTTAGCTTTGCCGTGGCTAATTGCCCAACCTCAAATTAATGCTATTGCAAAGGCGCGTTATCCCCAACAAGCACGAGACAACGCCTTAGCTGCCGAAATTAAGCTTTATCTTGCCTAATTGGGAAAAATTGATGAGATTCGACGTATTGTCGGCAATTGTCTGGATGACAGTCAAATTATGTGGAATTGATGACAATGCAGTTTGATTAGCGATGCTGATCTCTAGAAGATCCCCTCAAATATCTTAAAAAGATAGTCAGGGATCAAATATTTGGAGCTAGATTGCAAAATTTAACAAAACATCAACTTTAGTAAACTAAGAGTTGCAACTTAGAAACTGAAGTGATAACTTAAATAGTAGGACACCAAACAAAATAAAACCAAAACAAAAGGGTAAATGACTTAGTGTCTCCTGTCATCAACCCAAGCAAATTTCAGCATATCAAGATTACAAAAGTGGCAAAAGCCTAATGTAGAAGGCAAAGCCAAATCCCAAAGCGGAAAAACACAAGAATGCTGAGTTTGTTAGTTATCTAGTCCACCTTAGTTATTAACCTTCAATTACTTAATTAGTTTAACAATTTGAAATCTATGAACTCGATAAAACCTGGTCAGGGTTGACCAGGTTTTTGGTACTTTATTGTGATATAATTTTTTCGGTACGGCAGATAGTGCCGGAATTGACGTTTGAAGAAATAGTTGGGAAACTAAAGTCTTTTTAATAAAAGTCAGTTAATGTACCCAATAAATATCAAACCTTTTGATTGGGTTACTTGATTTATTTTGTATATATAAACAAGCCCATTGATATGGGCTTGTTTTGTAGAATATAAACTCAAATTAACTAAGTAATTTCCAAGCAGCGAAGAAAATAGAATAGCAATGTATCGTATTAAAAAAATTGATGAAATATAATAGATTTTTAAATAAAATTACTACAGCTATTATTATCACGCTCCTTTCTTTTTCTTGTAAGTCTTCTATTAGTACAAAAGCGGAACAGGCACAAGCAACAGATAAATCAAAACCCGATCCGAATCTTGTCTATGGAGATTTAATTATTAAAGACCAATCAGATTATATAATGATCCCAGTTGTTCTTCCGGAGCAGAATGAAGATAAAAAAACTGATTTAAGCCTTTCACGTTCTTATGAAAGAAACAACCAATTGTCTAACATCATCTTTTATCGCAAGCAAG
This window contains:
- a CDS encoding DUF1802 family protein, producing MLMELTTTFHALKEWAVAVNALESGKTIMLLRKGGIHERNGHFQVAHKQILLYPTYEHQQAFMLKLEYANRVYPVTSGWHPETVRIGSWAEITDILPVSDEFLVNALLPFHIWNEHFISDRLKWKPRQPLYILLLRTYKLTQEQEIPYYPKYGGCKSWIDLDQSINLQETTPALSDFAYTQLVQTIRGIVGDKMARKIDMLNNNSTFC